Below is a genomic region from Streptomyces roseoviridis.
AGTTCGCCGTACGTCCGGGTCTCCCCGTACGGGATGAGTCGCAGCTGCTCCCAGACGCGCAGCTGGAACGGGGTGCCGATGAGCTTCAACGGCAGGTCGAAGGCGGTGAGTTCGCCCGCGAAGTAGGCGTCGAGCTGGCGCACCGCCTCGGTGAAGGGGCGCGGGTCGCGTTCGCCGAAGGTCTCTTCGGGCGGGCGGTGGCGCTGGTCGGTCATGTGGATGCGGCTGAGGACGCCGTCGACGGCGACGAGGGTCAGCGCGTCGTAGGGGCTGTCCACGACCGTGTGCTGGACGGTGGGCACGGGGTTCGGCTTCCTTACGCGGGGAGGTGGTTGATGGGGTGGGCGTCGGTGGCCCAGAGGTACTGGACCGCGTAGGCCCGCCAGGGCCGCCACTGCGCGGCGCGGGCGGTGAGCGCGGCGGGGGTGGCGGGCAGGCCGAGGCCCTGGGCGGCGCGGCGGACGCCGAGGTCGCCGGGGAGGAAGGCGTCGGGGTCGCCGAGCGCCCGCATGGCGATGACCTCGGTGGTCCACGGGCCGAACCCGGGCAGGGCGAGGAGGCGTTCGCGGGCCTCGGTCCAGTCGCTCTCCGGGCCGAGGGCGAGGCTTCCGTCGGCGAGCGCGCCGACCAGGGTGAGCAGGGTCGTGCGGCGGCTGCGGGGCAGGGCGAGGGCCTCGGGGTCGAGGCCGGCGAGGGCGGCCGGGCTCGGGAAGAGGTGGGTGAGGCCGCCCTCGGGGTCCTCGACGGGGACGCCGTGCGCGGTGACCAGCCGTGCCGCGTGGGTGCGGGCGGCGGCCGTGGACACCTGCTGGCCGAGCACGGCCCGTACGGCGAACTCGGCGGCGTCGACGGTGCGCGGCACCCGCCGTCCGGGCGCCGCGTCGACCAGCGGCGCGAGCAGCGGGTCGGTGCGCAGCTGCTCGTCGACGGCGACGGGGTCGGCGTCCAGGTCGAGGAGCCGGCGGCAGCGGCTGATGGCGTGGGTGAGGTCGCGCGGGTCGGTGAGGGAGAGCCGGCACAGCACGTGGTCGGGGCGCGGCGCGAGGGCGACGATGCCGTGCCCGTAGGGGAGGCTCAGGGTCCGGCGGTAGGCGCCGTCGCGCCACTCCTCCACGCCGGGGACGGCGGTGGCGGCGAGGTGTCCGAAGAGGTTGGAGGGGTCGAGGGGGGCGCGGAACGGCAGCCGGAGGGTGATCGCGCCGGGCGGTGCGGATGCCGGCTCGGTGGCATCGCGGGCTCCGGTGGCGCGGTGCCTCGTGGCGCGGGCGCGCAGTTCGCCGGGGGTGAGGGCGAACACCTCGCGGACGGTGTCGTTGAAGGTGCGGATGGAGGCGAAGCCGGCCGCGAAGGCGATCTCGGCCATGGGCATCGGGGTGGTCTCGACGAGCAGCCGGGCGGTCTGGGCGCGCTGGGCGCGGGCGAGGGCGAGCGGCCCGGCGCCGAGTTCGGCCAGGAGCTGACGCTCGACCTGCCGGGCGGAGTAGCCGAGCCGGGCGGCGAGGCCGGGGACGCCCTCCCGGTCGACGACACCGTCCTGGATCAGTCGCATGGCGCGGGCGACGGTGTCGGCCCGCACGTTCCAGTGCGGCGAACCGGGGCTGGTGTCGGGCCGGCACCGCTTGCAGGCGCGGAAGCCGGCCCGCTGGCAGGAGGCGGCGGTGGGGTGGAACTCCATGTTCTCGGGCTTGGGCGGTACGACCGGGCAGCTGGGCCGGCAGTAGATCCGGGTGGTGCGGACGGCCGTGAAGAACACGCCGTCGAAGCGGGCGTCCTTCGACCGGACGGCCCGCACACAGCGCTCGGTTTCGGTGTGCATGCCTCAAGGATGGGGGCTCGGCGGGGCTCGGGCTGGCGAGAAAACGACAGGGACCTCGCCGGTCGGTGGCCTTGCGGGCGGGGCCGCGGGCCCCGCGCTAGGGGGCCACCCGGGCCCTCGGCGGCCGCGGCACGGGGGCACGGCCGCGGGCCCGCCGTCCTGGCGGGGCCGCCACCGCCCCTGTCCGCGTCACGCCGCGCTCATCCGCCCGCTGCCCTGACCTCTGCCCCGCCGGTCCCCGCCGCGGCTCCCGCCCCGGTCCCGGCGAGGGGCATGTCCGGCAGGTAGTGGGAGAAGAAGACCTGGGCGACCAGCTCGCGGCGTGACCGGACGCCGGTCTTCGCGAACACCGACTTGAGGTGGTCCTGCACGGTGAACGGCGAGAGGGCGAGCCGCGCCGCGATCTCGGTCGTGGGCGCGCCGCTGACGACCTGGGCGAGGACCTGGCACTCGCGGGGACTGAGCGCGTACGCCTCCATCAGCGCGGCGACCCGGTCCGGGGGTGACGCGGGCCCCAGGGACAGGGCGACCTGGGCGCCGTCGCCCGTCTCCAGGCGCCATGCCTCGATGGCGGCCCAGCCGCCGGAGCGGGTCGGGACGCACACGCGGCTGCCGCCGGTCGGGCTGCTCAGGGCCGCGGCGGCGGCACCGTACGCGGCGGCCGGCAGGCCCGTGCCGCGCGCGGGGGTCTCGGCCAGTTCGGCGTACCAGGCGGCGGCCGTCGCGGACTCCGTGACGGTCTCGTAGCGCGAGGTGAGCACCACCAGCGCGCGGGCGTCGAGGCCGGGGGCGGCGGGCCGCTCGGTCAGCGAGTCCCGCAGGGCGCGCCCCAGCGGGCCGGAGAGCCGGGCGGCCGCGGCCGTCTCGGTCGCGGAGAACGGCGGCCGGTCCTCCGACCGTACGAGCACCAGCGCGCCCCACACGCGGCCGGCGTCGCGCAGCAGCACCCGCATCTCGTCGGCGAGGCCGAGCGGGCGGTAGATGTCCCGGTAGCGGGCGCTGCGGTCGAGGCGGCCGTCGAGGGCCGTGTTCAGCGTGCCGACGGGGCACGGCTGCCGGGCCAGGGCCGGCATCAGCAGGGCGTCTCCCTCGCGGTACTCGATGTCGAGGAGCCGTGGCATCCACTCGGCACCGAGACCGTGGCGATAGCAGCCGCCGACGTTGAGGAGGGTGACCGGGTCGAGCAGCACGCCGGCCCAGAGCTCGTACGGGACGACGTCGGCCAGGGCCGCGGCGGCGGCCTCCAGGACGGCGACGGGACCGCCCTCGGACGCGGGCCCTCCCCCGAGGGCGCGTCCGAGGGCGCGGTCGACGGCGCCCGTGAGGGTGCCTCCGCCGGTACGCCCGTGGCCGTGTCCCCGGCCACGGGCGCGGTCTCTTCGCCAGTCCGCGACAAGACGGTCCATGCGACCTCCCGGTGTCCCTCCGCCCCGTCCCGTCCGAGGTGGTGGCCCCAGCGTCCTCCAGCCCGCTGAACGTCTGATAAACGACTGGCCCTTCCCCAGATTCCTGGGATACCGCGGCGGGCGGCGCCGTCCGCAGACTGCGCTGCATGGCGAAGACGACA
It encodes:
- a CDS encoding methylated-DNA--[protein]-cysteine S-methyltransferase, which gives rise to MPTVQHTVVDSPYDALTLVAVDGVLSRIHMTDQRHRPPEETFGERDPRPFTEAVRQLDAYFAGELTAFDLPLKLIGTPFQLRVWEQLRLIPYGETRTYGELAEALGNPGASRAVGLANGKNPVSIVVPCHRVIGTSGSLTGYGGGLDRKKRLLAFESGASPDALF
- a CDS encoding AlkA N-terminal domain-containing protein, with translation MHTETERCVRAVRSKDARFDGVFFTAVRTTRIYCRPSCPVVPPKPENMEFHPTAASCQRAGFRACKRCRPDTSPGSPHWNVRADTVARAMRLIQDGVVDREGVPGLAARLGYSARQVERQLLAELGAGPLALARAQRAQTARLLVETTPMPMAEIAFAAGFASIRTFNDTVREVFALTPGELRARATRHRATGARDATEPASAPPGAITLRLPFRAPLDPSNLFGHLAATAVPGVEEWRDGAYRRTLSLPYGHGIVALAPRPDHVLCRLSLTDPRDLTHAISRCRRLLDLDADPVAVDEQLRTDPLLAPLVDAAPGRRVPRTVDAAEFAVRAVLGQQVSTAAARTHAARLVTAHGVPVEDPEGGLTHLFPSPAALAGLDPEALALPRSRRTTLLTLVGALADGSLALGPESDWTEARERLLALPGFGPWTTEVIAMRALGDPDAFLPGDLGVRRAAQGLGLPATPAALTARAAQWRPWRAYAVQYLWATDAHPINHLPA
- a CDS encoding helix-turn-helix transcriptional regulator yields the protein MDRLVADWRRDRARGRGHGHGRTGGGTLTGAVDRALGRALGGGPASEGGPVAVLEAAAAALADVVPYELWAGVLLDPVTLLNVGGCYRHGLGAEWMPRLLDIEYREGDALLMPALARQPCPVGTLNTALDGRLDRSARYRDIYRPLGLADEMRVLLRDAGRVWGALVLVRSEDRPPFSATETAAAARLSGPLGRALRDSLTERPAAPGLDARALVVLTSRYETVTESATAAAWYAELAETPARGTGLPAAAYGAAAAALSSPTGGSRVCVPTRSGGWAAIEAWRLETGDGAQVALSLGPASPPDRVAALMEAYALSPRECQVLAQVVSGAPTTEIAARLALSPFTVQDHLKSVFAKTGVRSRRELVAQVFFSHYLPDMPLAGTGAGAAAGTGGAEVRAAGG